A region from the Pelobates fuscus isolate aPelFus1 chromosome 1, aPelFus1.pri, whole genome shotgun sequence genome encodes:
- the LOC134586849 gene encoding interleukin-10 receptor subunit beta-like, giving the protein MALRCVILILSFVFFPASGKVPKPINVTVESLNFKNILRWSMPDTVENVKYTYTMEYSLYFLEPEDFRTVCITNTPECDFSLVTYESKLRVRAELYPSVSDWSNITFDPYKQTILGPPAVKVTPRAGTLDVSFWGPNEESDGSSVKDKYGYLLYKLVYWKENTNSDGKIIETSQNYETLPDLETWTTYCIKVQVYAKEFDNLGQFSPVICEKTTDDGKIPVWMLVLAFLLPMFLVIAVVSALFYLGHYVYQQARFVYFPSYSFPQHLKEFLNKPFHSTLHLPQQPTEEGGESCEALMFVSEETEYQTDKVKEKQPQTSNGLKTSSGLETSNGSICTPSYVTVSTSVSL; this is encoded by the exons ATGGCCCTTCGGTGTGTAATACTAATATTATCATTTGTCTTCTTCCCAG catctGGAAAAGTACCCAAGCCCATCAATGTAACTGTGGAGTCCTTAAATTTCAAGAACATATTACGATGGAGCATGCCCGACACTGTTGAAAACGTGaaatatacgtacacaatggAATACAGCCT GTATTTCTTAGAACCTGAGGACTTTAGGACTGTGTGTATAACAAATACCCCAGAGTGTGATTTTTCACTGGTTACGTATGAATCTAAACTACGTGTGAGAGCTGAGTTATATCCCAGTGTATCGGACTGGTCCAATATAACATTTGATCCCTACAAACAAA CTATCCTGGGGCCTCCTGCCGTAAAAGTCACCCCAAGGGCAGGGACTCTCGATGTCAGTTTCTGGGGTCCAAACGAGGAGTCTGATGGCAGCTCCGTGAAGGACAAATATGGTTATTTGCTGTATAAATTGGTCTACTGGAAAGAAAATACCAACTCTGAT GGTAAAATCATTGAGACCTCTCAAAACTATGAAACATTACCAGATTTAGAAACATGGACCACCTACTGCATCAAAGTCCAGGTGTACGCTAAGGAGTTTGACAATCTTGGGCAGTTTAGCCCCGTGATTTGTGAGAAAACAACAGATGATG GTAAAATCCCCGTGTGGATGCTTGTCCTGGCCTTCTTATTACCCATGTTCTTGGTTATTGCTGTAGTTAGCGCGCTATTTTATCTGGGACACTATGTATACCAGCAAGCACGTTTTGTGTATTTTCCTTCATATTCCTTCCCACAACATCTAAAAGAG ttcttGAACAAACCGTTCCATAGTACATTACATCTACCTCAACAGCCCACTGAGGAAGGTGGAGAGTCGTGTGAAGCCCTCATGTTTGTGTCTGAAGAGACCGAATATCAAACTGACAAAGTAAAAGAAAAGCAACCGCAGACTAGTAACGGTCTAAAGACTAGCAGCGGTCTAGAGACTAGCAACGGTTCAATTTGTACTCCTAGTTATGTAACTGTAAGCACAAGTGTTTCACTCTAA